The following proteins are encoded in a genomic region of Dyadobacter sp. UC 10:
- a CDS encoding ABC transporter permease, whose product MIQNYLKIALRNLWKNKGYALINIAGLSVAFCISVFLFLTGYFALSFDEFHADNDRIFKTYFFENAPQKAKKAGSMPHPLTPALKAEFPEIEGAARILNGGDVVVYKGKYFDKDIKYTDADFLKIFTFPLLKGNASSALNDLSSIVISEDMAESVFGKEDPVGKELQLGMDANKRQYIVTGVLADFPDNSTIKFDAFVRVENAGGFQREKDQWDAHSHAVFVKLKPGVDQEAFEQKLRPFTQKYFSESIASLKKQGAKPDGKGDIFALRLLKLTDVHFDTDMSGGAPIGLVYALMAIGIFILLIASFNFINLNVARSFIRAREVGVRKSLGALKQQLFLQIWGEAGVICLAGFLVGVALTISLLPTFNSTFQSKLNLDYILQPATVLLIISLFVFVALIAGGYPAWQMSRFNAVEVLKGKVSMKKPGLLRNSLIVAQFTLSSLLICCTIIAVQQVDHLKTQPLGFQKEEIISIPVGNKVDGQLALRRLRNRLKDDPGILSMTGSGVNLGIGMDRSSSRSVLGFTFNDREVSTDWLHIDYDYLKTLNIKLIAGREFDPAYSSDSVGRVIITESMAKMIGEMDPVGKFFQTDTAGIKHQIIGLVPDFNLYSSKNEKKPITMYISPSGGISYIFVRVTPQSLATSMNKLKNAWKEITPESEFKGSFVDENTNSWYREEERLSQVFSLASGVAIILSCLGLFAVALIVIEQRTKEIGVRKVLGASISNLVLVLSKDFVKLVVVAILIATPLAWFAMQAWLDNYPYRIEINPMIFVFVGLAAIVVAVGTVSFQSIKAALMNPVKSLKSE is encoded by the coding sequence ATGATTCAAAACTACCTCAAAATCGCGCTTCGTAACCTCTGGAAAAACAAGGGTTACGCTTTGATCAATATTGCAGGCCTCTCGGTGGCTTTCTGCATTAGCGTTTTTCTTTTTCTGACAGGCTATTTTGCGCTGTCATTTGACGAGTTCCATGCAGACAACGACCGGATCTTCAAAACTTATTTCTTTGAAAATGCGCCGCAAAAGGCAAAAAAGGCCGGTTCAATGCCGCATCCGCTCACGCCGGCCCTGAAAGCCGAATTTCCTGAGATAGAAGGAGCTGCCCGGATTTTGAACGGAGGCGATGTGGTGGTTTACAAGGGCAAATATTTCGATAAGGACATCAAGTATACCGATGCCGATTTCCTCAAGATATTTACTTTTCCCTTGCTTAAAGGCAATGCTTCCTCGGCGCTGAATGATCTCAGCAGCATCGTGATCAGCGAGGATATGGCCGAAAGCGTTTTTGGAAAGGAGGATCCCGTGGGTAAGGAGCTTCAGTTGGGTATGGATGCCAATAAGAGACAGTACATTGTCACCGGGGTCCTTGCCGATTTTCCGGATAACTCGACTATAAAATTTGATGCGTTTGTACGGGTTGAGAATGCAGGCGGCTTTCAGCGCGAAAAAGACCAGTGGGATGCGCATTCACATGCCGTTTTTGTAAAATTGAAACCAGGCGTAGACCAGGAAGCTTTCGAGCAGAAGCTGAGGCCGTTCACTCAAAAATATTTCAGTGAAAGTATTGCTTCACTTAAAAAGCAGGGTGCCAAACCGGATGGAAAAGGCGATATTTTTGCGTTGAGACTCTTGAAGCTGACGGACGTTCATTTTGATACCGATATGTCCGGTGGCGCACCGATCGGGCTGGTATATGCGCTGATGGCGATCGGTATTTTCATTCTGCTGATCGCAAGTTTCAATTTCATTAATCTCAATGTCGCAAGATCATTTATCCGTGCCCGTGAGGTAGGAGTACGAAAATCGCTCGGGGCATTGAAGCAGCAGCTTTTCCTTCAGATATGGGGCGAAGCCGGGGTGATCTGTCTGGCAGGTTTTTTGGTCGGAGTAGCGCTGACCATATCGCTGCTTCCAACATTCAACAGTACATTTCAGTCTAAGCTGAATCTAGATTACATTTTGCAGCCGGCTACAGTCCTGCTGATTATCAGTTTGTTCGTCTTTGTAGCACTGATTGCGGGTGGTTACCCCGCCTGGCAAATGTCGCGGTTCAATGCAGTGGAGGTTTTGAAAGGAAAGGTATCCATGAAAAAGCCTGGGTTGTTACGCAACTCGCTGATTGTAGCTCAGTTTACATTATCGAGCCTTTTGATTTGCTGCACGATTATCGCTGTTCAGCAGGTGGATCATTTGAAAACACAGCCGCTCGGATTTCAGAAAGAGGAGATCATCAGTATTCCGGTCGGGAATAAGGTGGACGGACAGTTGGCGCTCCGGCGTTTGAGGAACCGTCTCAAAGACGATCCGGGTATTCTCAGCATGACGGGCAGCGGCGTAAATTTGGGAATCGGAATGGACCGCAGCTCTTCCAGAAGTGTGCTCGGGTTTACATTCAACGACCGGGAAGTTTCCACCGATTGGCTTCACATCGATTACGATTATCTGAAAACCCTTAACATTAAACTGATCGCAGGCCGTGAGTTTGATCCAGCCTACTCAAGTGATTCGGTGGGCCGCGTGATTATTACCGAAAGCATGGCCAAAATGATTGGTGAAATGGATCCTGTCGGAAAATTTTTCCAGACTGACACAGCGGGCATCAAGCATCAGATCATCGGCCTCGTGCCTGATTTTAACCTGTATTCTTCCAAAAACGAAAAGAAGCCGATCACCATGTACATCTCGCCCTCGGGGGGGATCAGCTATATTTTTGTGAGGGTAACCCCGCAGAGCCTGGCAACTTCCATGAACAAGTTGAAGAATGCCTGGAAGGAAATTACGCCGGAATCAGAGTTCAAAGGCAGTTTTGTGGACGAGAACACGAATTCGTGGTACCGCGAAGAAGAGCGGCTTTCGCAGGTGTTCAGCCTGGCATCGGGTGTAGCGATTATATTATCGTGCCTTGGCCTGTTCGCAGTTGCACTGATCGTAATCGAGCAACGGACAAAGGAAATCGGTGTTCGGAAAGTACTCGGGGCGAGCATTTCAAACCTTGTGCTGGTGCTGTCAAAAGATTTTGTAAAGCTCGTTGTTGTGGCTATTCTGATCGCCACCCCGCTGGCCTGGTTTGCGATGCAGGCCTGGCTGGACAACTATCCTTACCGGATCGAAATCAACCCGATGATTTTCGTTTTTGTAGGTCTTGCAGCAATTGTCGTTGCAGTTGGAACGGTTAGTTTTCAAAGCATAAAGGCTGCATTGATGAATCCGGTAAAATCTCTGAAAAGTGAGTAA
- a CDS encoding ABC transporter permease: MIKNYLKIAWRNLLKSKIFSGINVFGLSVGMTCCMLLLLYILSEISFDKHHEHAKDLYLLRSENVQPNGEKMDNPRAPSPYAQAVKAEFPEVVQVTRLWQNFLEDKTLLKVQGEGDNVRAFYETKGIHVDSTFFDVFTYDFVEGDARTSMRDPHSIALSEELAKKLFGNESALNKTIQVGGKTGNNENFKVTGVFRDEARRSHIDARYFISMQAGWIGDYLRESKQDFTSNNMFYSYLRLRPGTDPGQFSKKLPAFIEKYARADLKFAGFDKKLALLSVADIHLFSLIDKIVTPTTSTTYLYVLASIAIFTLLIACINFMNLATARSAKRAAEVGIRKVMGAGKNGLIGQFLGESMVLTFVALGLAFVFVLLFLPFFNQLADKSLLISDLLKPEIILAFVALALLTGVISGSYPAFYLSLFNPLDVAKGKFVNSVSATTLRRGLVVFQFVISIGLVVGTLVIQEQIRFMHEQPLGFTKDQQIVIPFRSGESRKTYPALRNQLLQNNQITAAAGTSYYPGIINPSDMTVYVGGRAVREDGIVKTNWVAPEFMDMMGFRLAAGRMFSSEFPADTNLKIVVNEATLRKFNIPLEKAVGQKLSFDDRFDKLTKGIEIIGVVKDFHFQDLHQAIQPYAFFLQTGPFHNYIIAHVNTNDVARVLPFIETKWKALNPDEPFTFSFLNEDFQRNYTADARTSRIVNSFTVISILISCLGLFGLAAFAAQQRIKEIGVRKVLGASIGSIVGLLSGDFIMLVCISILIATPLTWYVMDKWLQDFAYKISIQWWMFALAGALSVIIAMITVSTQAIKAAMTNPVKSLKSE, from the coding sequence ATGATTAAAAACTATTTGAAAATCGCATGGAGAAATCTGCTTAAAAGCAAGATTTTTTCCGGCATTAATGTCTTCGGACTATCGGTCGGAATGACATGCTGCATGCTGTTGCTCCTTTATATTCTCAGCGAAATTTCCTTCGATAAGCACCACGAACACGCCAAAGATCTGTACCTGCTCCGAAGTGAGAATGTGCAGCCTAATGGTGAAAAAATGGATAATCCGCGCGCACCCTCACCCTATGCGCAGGCAGTGAAAGCAGAATTTCCCGAGGTGGTCCAGGTAACCAGATTATGGCAAAACTTCCTGGAAGACAAAACCTTGCTGAAAGTGCAGGGTGAAGGGGATAATGTCAGGGCTTTTTATGAAACCAAAGGTATTCATGTAGACTCTACATTTTTTGATGTATTTACCTACGATTTTGTTGAAGGTGACGCCAGGACTTCCATGCGCGATCCACATTCGATTGCGCTGTCGGAGGAATTGGCGAAAAAGCTTTTTGGCAATGAGTCTGCATTGAACAAGACCATTCAGGTAGGAGGTAAGACCGGTAACAATGAAAATTTTAAAGTAACCGGCGTTTTTCGCGATGAGGCCAGGCGATCTCATATTGATGCACGCTATTTCATTTCCATGCAGGCCGGCTGGATAGGTGACTATCTCAGAGAATCAAAACAGGACTTCACAAGTAACAACATGTTTTACAGTTATTTGCGGCTGCGTCCGGGCACAGATCCGGGTCAGTTCAGCAAAAAGCTCCCTGCATTCATTGAAAAGTACGCCCGCGCCGATCTCAAATTTGCAGGTTTTGACAAAAAGTTGGCCTTACTGTCAGTTGCTGATATCCACTTGTTCAGCCTGATCGACAAAATTGTGACGCCTACCACGAGCACGACTTACCTGTACGTGCTGGCCTCCATCGCGATATTCACCTTGCTGATAGCCTGTATTAACTTCATGAACCTCGCTACGGCGCGCTCGGCTAAGCGAGCTGCGGAAGTAGGAATTCGAAAAGTGATGGGAGCAGGGAAAAACGGACTGATCGGGCAGTTTTTAGGTGAATCAATGGTGCTTACCTTCGTGGCGCTTGGCCTTGCATTCGTGTTCGTACTGCTTTTTCTGCCTTTTTTTAATCAGTTAGCGGATAAGTCACTACTGATAAGTGACTTACTGAAGCCAGAAATTATCCTCGCATTTGTGGCGCTTGCCCTGCTTACCGGTGTCATTTCAGGTAGCTACCCGGCCTTTTATCTTTCGCTTTTTAATCCGCTGGACGTCGCGAAAGGTAAATTCGTCAACTCCGTCTCGGCGACTACATTGAGAAGGGGGCTGGTCGTTTTTCAATTCGTGATCTCGATTGGGCTGGTTGTGGGTACATTGGTGATTCAGGAGCAGATACGTTTCATGCACGAGCAGCCATTGGGTTTTACCAAAGACCAACAAATAGTAATTCCATTCCGTAGCGGCGAATCGCGTAAAACCTATCCTGCATTACGGAATCAGTTGTTACAAAATAACCAGATCACGGCTGCTGCGGGCACTTCCTATTACCCGGGAATCATCAATCCCAGCGATATGACGGTGTATGTGGGCGGCCGGGCAGTGCGGGAAGATGGTATTGTTAAAACTAACTGGGTAGCGCCTGAGTTTATGGACATGATGGGGTTCAGGCTTGCAGCGGGCAGAATGTTTTCCAGCGAGTTTCCCGCAGATACCAATTTGAAAATCGTAGTGAACGAAGCCACGCTCAGAAAGTTTAATATCCCGCTGGAAAAGGCCGTGGGTCAAAAACTGAGCTTCGACGATCGTTTTGACAAACTGACCAAGGGCATTGAGATCATCGGTGTAGTGAAGGATTTCCATTTTCAGGACTTACATCAGGCGATTCAACCCTACGCTTTTTTTCTGCAGACGGGGCCTTTCCATAACTATATCATCGCGCACGTTAATACCAATGATGTTGCCAGAGTATTGCCTTTTATCGAAACTAAATGGAAAGCATTAAACCCTGACGAGCCATTTACTTTCAGTTTCTTAAATGAAGATTTTCAAAGAAATTACACTGCCGACGCCCGCACTTCGAGGATCGTCAACTCTTTCACGGTCATTTCAATATTGATCTCATGCCTCGGCCTTTTCGGGCTGGCAGCATTTGCGGCGCAACAAAGGATCAAGGAAATAGGGGTCAGGAAGGTACTAGGGGCTTCCATTGGCAGCATAGTCGGTCTGCTTTCCGGCGATTTCATTATGCTCGTTTGCATTTCAATCCTAATCGCTACGCCGCTAACCTGGTATGTCATGGACAAATGGCTGCAGGATTTTGCGTATAAGATCAGTATTCAGTGGTGGATGTTCGCACTAGCCGGCGCATTATCTGTCATAATCGCCATGATAACAGTGAGCACCCAGGCAATCAAAGCGGCGATGACAAATCCGGTAAAGTCGCTGAAAAGTGAGTAG
- a CDS encoding DUF433 domain-containing protein, giving the protein MNLERITFDSRMMGGKPCIRGMRITVGTIVGLVASGQTFDEILRFIPISNLRILIRHYPVQPGAPKSWNYLFR; this is encoded by the coding sequence ATGAATTTGGAACGGATAACATTTGACTCGCGAATGATGGGCGGGAAGCCCTGCATCCGGGGAATGCGGATTACGGTCGGAACAATTGTTGGGCTTGTGGCTTCGGGGCAGACCTTTGACGAAATATTGCGTTTTATCCCTATCTCGAATCTGAGGATATTAATCAGGCACTATCCTGTACAGCCTGGTGCTCCGAAGAGTTGGAATTACCTTTTCAGGTAG
- a CDS encoding ABC transporter permease encodes MLKNYLKIAIRTLWKNRLFTAINFVGLSLGLASAGVLILFIQRGITFDTFHEDIDQIYSVQTEMKDERYNSTVHPILQQLVKTFPEIETGTHFQRWNDAWISYKGKDIQGDTKYVDTSFFDVFSFKLKYGDAKTALKGRQSILINQKIADALFGDKNPVGETVALNDTLNFTVAGVLDHVPENSSMQFEVLLPISLLEADEGFRNGADWYNTFSSVYLKMRKGTDIAKLEAQLPKFAKTHFGPAGGDRKVRVEEFRNYIHRNNPGFRWMIYGAIGIVVFILLIISINLVNLNTAIAFTRAREVAVRKVTGSTLRQILMQFWTESGIVLLASLLFAMVLGASYLVPQFNEFRQGRMQLTLNWEQDYVTVMALAGIISFIALIAGTYPAIYLNRLDLRDTIKGKLSNKTHSRKWARGSMIVVQFAIAFALVIGAIVVRKQVSFMREAKPGFDKENVVIVRSDLQYKDRKSAGIQFKSILDELSRDSRVKSIATSGVVPSKYWSNYNTYMPEGGTGSEVRFRHSGTGPGYTQTFGIRMLEGRDFSEEIDKDGKNHPVVINESAMKALGWTTAVGKRIRQNNNPDVYTVIGVMKDFHYQELKEKIEPLLHWYNGPAALDSYLSIRLNDTGQAKGVLAELEGTMRTIPARKPFDAFYLSDELNRQYNHLDGIWKMVNFVATLAIVIALAGVFGLITLAANQRMQEVGIRKVLGASVQEVTYLLAKDFVILVLIGVLVGVPLAHSFEVRYLQSFNYHTQLTWNVYLLVGCAALVLTVLTVGFQSIKTALMNPVDSLKSD; translated from the coding sequence ATGCTAAAAAATTATCTGAAAATCGCGATCCGTACTTTGTGGAAAAACCGGTTGTTTACTGCGATCAATTTTGTTGGATTGTCGCTGGGGCTTGCCAGTGCCGGTGTACTGATCCTTTTTATTCAGCGCGGAATCACATTTGATACATTTCATGAGGATATTGATCAGATATACTCTGTGCAAACCGAAATGAAGGACGAAAGGTATAATTCGACTGTTCACCCGATTTTGCAGCAGCTCGTCAAAACATTCCCTGAAATCGAAACAGGCACGCATTTTCAGCGCTGGAACGATGCCTGGATTAGTTATAAAGGCAAGGATATTCAGGGAGATACGAAATACGTTGATACCAGTTTCTTCGATGTTTTTTCTTTCAAACTCAAATATGGCGACGCAAAAACGGCACTTAAAGGCAGGCAGTCTATTTTGATCAACCAAAAAATAGCAGATGCACTTTTCGGTGACAAAAACCCGGTTGGAGAGACGGTTGCCCTTAACGATACACTCAATTTTACCGTGGCGGGCGTGTTGGACCACGTACCCGAGAATTCGTCCATGCAGTTCGAGGTATTGCTGCCCATTTCGCTTTTGGAAGCAGATGAAGGTTTCAGGAACGGCGCTGACTGGTATAATACCTTTTCTTCGGTATATCTGAAAATGAGGAAGGGGACTGATATCGCAAAGCTGGAAGCACAGTTGCCGAAGTTTGCTAAAACACATTTTGGTCCCGCTGGCGGCGACAGGAAAGTCCGTGTCGAAGAATTCAGAAACTATATTCACCGAAACAATCCCGGATTCAGGTGGATGATTTACGGAGCAATAGGCATTGTCGTTTTTATTCTGCTGATCATCAGTATCAATCTGGTCAACCTGAATACCGCGATTGCATTTACGAGGGCCAGAGAAGTAGCGGTCCGAAAGGTCACTGGCTCTACCTTGCGGCAGATTTTGATGCAATTCTGGACCGAGTCTGGAATAGTCCTGCTTGCTTCGCTCCTGTTTGCGATGGTACTGGGCGCATCTTACCTGGTACCTCAGTTCAACGAATTCAGGCAGGGCCGGATGCAGCTTACCCTTAATTGGGAGCAGGATTATGTGACGGTAATGGCGCTGGCTGGAATCATTAGTTTCATTGCACTTATAGCCGGGACTTATCCGGCCATTTATCTCAACCGTCTGGATTTACGCGATACGATCAAAGGAAAATTATCCAATAAAACGCATTCCAGGAAATGGGCGAGAGGATCAATGATCGTAGTTCAATTCGCGATAGCCTTCGCGTTGGTGATCGGAGCAATCGTAGTGCGCAAACAGGTGAGCTTCATGCGGGAAGCGAAGCCAGGCTTTGATAAAGAAAATGTGGTTATTGTACGATCCGATCTGCAATACAAGGACAGAAAATCCGCTGGTATCCAATTTAAATCCATTCTCGACGAGCTCAGCAGGGATTCCAGGGTGAAAAGTATAGCCACCTCCGGAGTAGTTCCTTCCAAATACTGGAGTAACTATAATACCTATATGCCCGAAGGCGGGACTGGTTCGGAAGTTCGTTTCAGGCATTCAGGCACCGGACCGGGCTATACGCAGACTTTCGGGATCAGGATGCTGGAAGGAAGGGATTTTTCTGAGGAAATCGATAAGGACGGGAAGAATCATCCGGTTGTAATCAATGAATCGGCGATGAAAGCGCTGGGCTGGACTACGGCTGTCGGCAAGCGTATCAGGCAAAACAATAACCCGGACGTGTATACGGTCATAGGCGTAATGAAAGACTTTCATTATCAGGAGTTAAAGGAGAAAATTGAACCGCTGCTGCATTGGTACAACGGTCCGGCAGCACTCGATAGCTATTTGAGTATCAGGCTTAACGATACCGGACAAGCCAAAGGTGTGCTGGCCGAACTGGAAGGTACAATGAGAACAATCCCTGCCAGAAAGCCTTTTGACGCTTTTTATTTGTCGGATGAGCTGAACAGGCAATACAACCATCTTGACGGGATCTGGAAGATGGTCAATTTCGTGGCTACACTTGCTATCGTAATTGCACTGGCCGGAGTATTCGGGCTAATCACACTTGCTGCCAATCAGCGGATGCAGGAAGTAGGGATCAGGAAAGTGCTTGGCGCGTCTGTTCAGGAAGTTACCTATCTGCTTGCAAAGGATTTTGTAATCCTTGTTCTGATCGGCGTTTTGGTCGGTGTACCCCTGGCCCACAGTTTTGAAGTCCGGTACCTTCAAAGCTTCAATTACCACACCCAGCTTACCTGGAACGTATATTTGCTGGTCGGCTGTGCAGCACTTGTACTTACGGTTTTAACTGTCGGCTTTCAAAGTATCAAAACCGCGCTGATGAATCCGGTGGATAGTTTGAAGAGTGATTGA
- a CDS encoding ABC transporter permease, with protein MLSNHLKIAFRNLLGSRLFTALNVIGLTGGMVAAVFILMWVQNELSFDGYHKKADKIARVVTHLKLSKEETWHWATTPLLLAGQIRDLPEIESVTRLNSATNLPIKVGNRKVLGENAAYVDSNWFSVFDYQIIDGSQKQFASGVRNIAMTQSRAKQLFGFENAAGQVVKIDTLDYTVAAVFKDNPANSTFQYNFLVPLSAYLANPQTLKNESSWNNFNQQTFIVLRNDADLKRVGQKLTKIISEYKRDDSGKPSSDTVLEPERLTDMHFNSEIQNADSKGDRKTNYIFLGLATVILLVACINYVNLTTARSTVRSKEIGVKKLLGAGPGHLFRQFMTESILTCLAALLISLCLIYILLPQFNNLTGKRFEITFSNPAIWAILLGTTWLSIVLTGIYPSILLSSFKPFDILRGNNILGTSNSGFRKALVVTQFTVAVVFLISTLVVWRQIKFIRERELGYDRAHTFTFRLPWGMKQKIDPATLKARLQNESSIANITVASQNIVQINSSTQGSFDWEGRPKDFNPTVSQLAVEHNFQKMFGLQLREGRWFEANRETDRSNVILNEVAVKKLNLKKPVIGRRFDFQGKKGVVIGVVKDFHFKSLREKIEPLVLFNDLSWASGIYVKAHPGKDAAAIRVVEKAWSEMVPNHPFDYKFLDDTYEKLYQTEQRTATLFNTFTITAVLISCLGLFGLATFTAERRVKEIGIRKVLGASVGAIVSLLSRDFVILVLIAIVIASPVGYYFMNSWLQGFEYRIEINWLTFTLAALVAIGIAMITVSYQSIKAALMNPVKSLKRD; from the coding sequence ATGCTTTCTAACCATCTGAAAATCGCATTCCGGAATCTGCTTGGTTCCAGGTTATTTACTGCGCTGAATGTCATCGGGTTAACCGGTGGTATGGTTGCCGCGGTATTCATTTTGATGTGGGTTCAAAATGAACTCAGCTTCGACGGGTACCATAAAAAAGCAGACAAGATCGCAAGGGTTGTAACCCATTTGAAATTGAGTAAGGAGGAAACCTGGCATTGGGCTACCACACCGCTTTTGCTGGCGGGACAGATCCGTGATTTGCCAGAAATTGAATCGGTTACCAGATTAAACAGCGCTACTAATCTGCCGATCAAAGTAGGAAACAGGAAGGTTTTGGGTGAAAATGCCGCGTATGTCGATTCGAATTGGTTTAGTGTTTTTGACTACCAAATCATCGACGGTTCGCAGAAGCAGTTTGCGTCAGGCGTGAGAAATATAGCCATGACGCAATCCAGGGCCAAGCAGCTCTTCGGCTTTGAAAATGCAGCTGGGCAGGTCGTAAAGATCGATACGCTTGATTATACAGTTGCCGCAGTTTTCAAGGACAACCCAGCCAACTCTACTTTTCAATACAACTTTCTGGTGCCTCTGTCTGCATATCTGGCCAATCCGCAGACCTTAAAGAACGAATCGAGCTGGAATAACTTCAACCAGCAAACCTTTATCGTTTTGAGAAATGATGCTGACTTGAAAAGGGTTGGGCAGAAGCTCACAAAGATTATCTCGGAATACAAAAGGGACGATAGCGGCAAACCTTCCAGCGATACGGTTCTGGAACCTGAACGTTTGACGGATATGCATTTCAATAGTGAAATTCAAAACGCGGACAGCAAGGGTGACAGGAAAACGAACTACATTTTCCTTGGTCTTGCTACTGTTATTCTGCTGGTTGCGTGTATTAATTACGTTAATTTAACCACAGCCAGATCAACCGTCCGATCAAAGGAAATAGGGGTGAAAAAACTGCTTGGTGCGGGCCCTGGTCACTTATTCAGGCAATTTATGACTGAGTCGATTCTTACTTGCCTCGCGGCGCTTCTCATTTCCTTATGCCTCATTTACATTCTTTTACCCCAATTCAATAACCTCACGGGCAAGCGTTTTGAAATCACCTTTTCAAACCCGGCAATCTGGGCCATTCTGCTTGGTACTACATGGCTTTCGATCGTTCTGACAGGCATTTATCCTTCGATACTATTATCTTCTTTCAAGCCTTTTGATATTTTGAGGGGAAATAATATTCTCGGTACCAGCAACTCAGGTTTTCGTAAAGCATTGGTTGTTACGCAGTTTACGGTTGCTGTTGTCTTTCTGATCTCAACATTGGTCGTGTGGCGTCAAATTAAATTTATCCGTGAGAGAGAATTGGGTTACGACCGCGCACATACGTTCACTTTCCGACTGCCCTGGGGAATGAAACAAAAAATTGATCCGGCTACTTTGAAAGCGAGGTTACAGAATGAATCGAGTATTGCGAATATTACCGTCGCCAGCCAGAATATCGTCCAGATCAATAGCAGTACGCAGGGATCATTTGACTGGGAAGGCCGCCCCAAAGATTTCAATCCAACCGTTTCACAGCTTGCGGTTGAACATAATTTTCAGAAAATGTTCGGCTTGCAGCTGCGTGAAGGCCGCTGGTTTGAAGCGAACCGTGAAACAGATCGCTCTAATGTGATTTTGAATGAAGTGGCCGTCAAAAAGCTCAATTTAAAGAAGCCGGTAATTGGCCGGAGATTTGATTTTCAGGGTAAGAAAGGGGTTGTTATCGGCGTGGTAAAGGATTTTCATTTCAAAAGTCTGCGCGAGAAAATTGAGCCACTGGTACTGTTCAATGACCTGAGCTGGGCTTCAGGTATTTATGTAAAGGCACATCCCGGAAAAGATGCAGCCGCAATAAGGGTGGTTGAGAAGGCTTGGAGTGAAATGGTACCTAATCACCCGTTTGACTATAAGTTTTTGGACGACACCTACGAAAAGCTGTATCAAACCGAGCAGCGCACTGCAACGCTTTTCAATACATTCACAATCACTGCCGTCCTGATTTCCTGCCTGGGGCTTTTCGGCCTGGCTACATTCACCGCCGAACGTCGTGTGAAGGAAATTGGGATCAGGAAAGTTTTGGGGGCTTCTGTCGGCGCAATTGTATCATTGTTATCCCGCGATTTTGTAATACTGGTTTTGATTGCAATCGTGATCGCCTCGCCGGTTGGGTACTATTTTATGAACAGCTGGTTGCAGGGTTTTGAGTACCGCATCGAAATCAACTGGCTCACATTCACCCTCGCAGCCCTCGTTGCGATCGGCATTGCAATGATCACAGTCAGTTACCAAAGTATAAAAGCCGCATTAATGAATCCGGTAAAATCATTGAAGAGGGATTGA